One window from the genome of Xiphophorus hellerii strain 12219 chromosome 16, Xiphophorus_hellerii-4.1, whole genome shotgun sequence encodes:
- the map3k3 gene encoding mitogen-activated protein kinase kinase kinase 3: MNERQALHSIMKDLVALQMTRRQPVFSYDSGKPKTSTQANRQDDVRIKFEYLGEKRILVFGRPVQFEKIQEKVKSVFGQQLELHYMNNEMSIPLRGQDDLDKAIDLLDRSSSMKSIRIMLLSQERSNASSNSHHVPCKQVRIKASHSTGDVSTAYQPSEPRGRHLSTGSQNTGRSSPPPGYVPERQQRIARQGSYTSINSEGEFIPETSDQCVLDPWSSAENSVSGSCQSLDSNSESPSLRKSRMHRAKSYPDNRQEVSDRENHVYDKVAGKGGTYPRRYHVSLHCKDHSEGRRTFPRIRRPQGNLFTLVPSRRSLNGSEESLGSWQQIDTQGRLRPHDRSVAHKSPSAPVTWRRGKLLGQGAFGQVYLCYDVDTGRELAAKQVQFDPESPETSKEVSALECEIQLLKNLHHERIVQYYGCLRDHNEKTLTIFMEYMPGGSVKDQLKAYGALTENVTRKYTRQILEGMSYLHSNMIVHRDIKGANILRDSAGNVKLGDFGASKRLQTICMSGTGIRSVTGTPYWMSPEVISGEGYGRKADVWSLGCTVVEMLTQKPPWAEFEAMAAIFKIATQPTNPLLPPRASDQARDFIRCIFVEAKHRPSAEELLRHPFSQIQC; this comes from the exons ATGA ATGAGAGGCAGGCTCTCCACTCTATAATGAAGGACCTGGTTGCCCTCCAGATGACTCGACGACAGCCGGTGTTTTCCTACGACAGCGGCAAGCCAAAGACATCAACACAGGCCAACAGACAG gatgATGTCAGGATAAAGTTTGAATACTTAGGAGAGAAAAG GATCTTGGTGTTTGGGAGGCCAGTGCAGTTTGAGAAGATTCAGGAAAAGGTGAAGAGCGTCTTCGGCCAGCAGCTGGAGCTCCATTATATGAACAATGAG ATGTCCATTCCTTTGCGAGGTCAGGATGACCTGGACAAGGCGATCGACCTGCTTGACAGAAGCTCCAGCATGAAGAGCATCAGGATAATGCTTCTTTCTCAAGAGCGCAGCAAC GCCTCCTCCAACTCTCATCATGTACCGTGTAAGCAGGTGAGGATCAAGGCCTCCCACTCCACTGGAGACGTCAGTACGGCGTATCAGCCCTCTGAACCCAGAGGGCGCCACCTGTCAACAG GTTCTCAGAACACGGGTCGAAGTTCGCCGCCTCCTGGATATGTGCCTGAGCGCCAGCAGAGGATCGCCCGCCAGGGTTCCTACACCAGCATCAACAGCGAGGGGGAGTTCATCCCAGAAACCAGCGACCAATGC GTGCTGGATCCTTGGAGCAGCGcagaaaattcagtttctgGCAGCTGTCAGTCCCTGGACAGCAACTCAGAAAG CCCTTCACTGAGGAAGTCACGCATGCACAGAGCCAAGAGTTACCCAGATAACCGGCAAGAAGTCTCAG aCCGGGAGAATCATGTGTATGACAAGGTAGCAGGGAAGGGAGGCACCTATCCTCGTAGGTATCATGTCTCCCTACATTGCAAAGACCACAGTGAAG GTCGTCGAACGTTTCCTCGCATTCGTCGTCCCCAGGGAAACCTGTTTACTTTGGTTCCCTCGAGGCGATCGCTGAACGGCAGCGAGGAAAGTCTGGGCAGCTGGCAGCAGATCGACACGCAAGGCCGGCTGCGTCCACACGATCGCTCTGTCGCCCACAAGT CGCCCAGCGCCCCGGTGACGTGGCGTCGCGGGAAGCTTTTAGGCCAGGGTGCGTTTGGTCAGGTCTACCTCTGCTACGATGTGGACACTGGCAGAGAGCTGGCCGCCAAGCAAGTCCAGTTTGATCCTGAAAGTCCTGAAACCAGCAAG gaAGTTAGTGCGTTGGAGTGTGAAATCCAGCTTCTAAAAAATCTGCATCACGAGCGCATCGTCCAGTACTACGGCTGTCTGAGGGACCACAACGAGAAAACTCTCACCATCTTCATGGAGTACATGCCCGGG GGTTCAGTCAAAGATCAGCTGAAGGCTTATGGGGCCCTGACAGAAAACGTTACCCGCAAATATACAAGACAGATTCTGGAGGGCATGTCCTACCTGCACAGTAACATGATCGTGCACAGAGACATCAAAG GAGCCAACATCCTGCGGGATTCAGCGGGAAATGTGAAGCTGGGAGACTTTGGAGCCAGCAAGAGGCTGCAGACGATCTGCATGTCTGGAACCGGCATCCGCTCTGTGACCGGCACCCCCTACTGGATGAGTCCCGAGGTGATCAGCGGCGAGGGATACGGCAGGAAAGCTGACGTCTG GAGCCTCGGCTGCACTGTGGTTGAGATGCTCACACAAAAGCCGCCGTGGGCCGAGTTTGAAGCCATGGCGGCGATATTTAAGATCGCCACGCAGCCGACCAACCCGCTGCTCCCGCCGCGCGCCTCGGACCAGGCCCGGGACTTCATCCGGTGCATCTTCGTGGAGGCCAAACACCGGCCGAGCGCCGAGGAGCTGCTGAGGCATCCGTTCTCCCAGATCCAGTGCTGA